In the genome of Methylococcus sp. EFPC2, the window ACGCGCTATCTGATCAATGTGTTCCGCGACTTCCTCAAGCTTGACGGCACGCCGATCAAGCTGGAATACCGGGTCGGCGACAACCCGTTCAAGGACAGGAAGAACGTGCTGACCGAGCGGCAGATCCAGAAACGCCGCCGTTTGATGAAGCACGTGAAGAAAAAATGACGCGGATTTCGCTCGTCGTCGCCATGGCCGCCAACCGGGTGATCGGCAAGGACGGGCGCATGCCCTGGCATCTGTCCGCGGATCTCAAATATTTCAAGGAAGTCACCTGGGGCAAGCCCATATTGATGGGGCGCGTCACCCACGAAGCCATAGGCCGGCCGTTGCCCGGGCGGCAAAACCTGGTGCTCACGCATGACACCGGTTACGAGGCCCCCGGTTGCACCGTGGTGCACAGCCTGGACGAAGCGCGCGCGGCGCTGCCGGTGGACTGCGCAGAACTGATGGTGATCGGCGGCGCCTCGCTCTACCAAGCCTTCCTGCCGCAAGCCGACCGGCTCTACCTCACCCTGATACACCGCGAATTCGACGGGGACACTTATTTCCCGGACTACGATGCCGGGTCCTGGCGAGAGTTATCCCGCCGAGAGATCAGCGACGACGCGGCCGTCGACTACCGATACGAGTTTCTGGTTCTCGAGAAAATCCACCGATCGGGAATGGCATCTATTCTTGCTCCGACCTGACTCATCACGGCCTCATCTCACCCCAGCCCCGCTCCATGCCGCCGGATTCCAACCCCAACGCGGATCATGCCGCGCACCGCAGCTATGTTATCGGACTGGCTCTGCTCGTCGCGGTTTTTTCCGCGCTGGTGCTGGGCCTGGGGGCGTATTGGGGGCCTTTGCAAGGCGATCTGACCCGCACCGGCGGCTTTCCCGAGCGGGACTACGGCTGGACGCAACCCCAGGAAGGCTACAAGCAACCGCTATCGGTCTACGGAAGCTACGACCGCTACTACGACGTGGTCGTGCTGGGCGATTCCTTCTCCAACACCCAGATGCCTTATCAGTGGCAGAACTACCTCGCCGCGCATACCGGCTGGTCGGTCGCCACGCTGCACGCGACCAAGGTGCCGCTGGCCTCGGTACTATCCAATCCGGTATTTCTCGCCACACCGCCCAAGCTGTTCGTCTACGAGCGGGTCGAACGCCTGCTGACGCGCGAATTCGCGCAACAACCCAAGACCTGCGCCGAGCATCCCGCCCCCGCGGGCTTCCATCTGACTGCGGGGCGGCCGCTGCCGGTGGAGAAGTATCTAGTCGACTACGCCAACCCGCCGTCCGCCTACCTCAGCCATGGCTACGTATTCGCCTATCTGCAACGCATGCTGCGCCGGCATTACGGCGGGCGGGTCGGCGCGCTGGAGTTTCCGCTGACCCGCGCGGACTTGTTTTCCAACCGTAAGCCGCAATCCGTGCTGGTCTATGTGGAAGATCTCATTGGCCGCCCCTGGACGCCCGACAATATCCGCCAAATCCGTTGCGGGCTGGCCTCCGTGGAAACCCAGGTCGAAGCCAACGGCAAGACGCGCTTCATCCCCATGCTGATACCGGACAAGCTGACGGCTTACAGCCCTTATATGGCGAACCCAAACGACAGTTGGCGCAGCCATCTGGAAAACCTGCTCGCCGGCACCCCCTGGCTGCCCGATCTGCTGACGCCGATGCGCGCGGCACTGGAGCAAGGCGTCAAGGATCTTTATTTGCCCAACGACACGCATTGGGGTGCCACGGGCCACCGCCTGGGCGCCGAGGTCCTGCTGAACGCGCTCAAACCCGCCCCGGCTGCGACCGGCCAGCTTAACCAATCGCTTCCGCAGCCCTAGCCATGCTGTTCAACTCCTACGCTTTCATCTTCGTCTTCCTGCCCGTCACTGCGCTGGGCTTCTTCCTGCTCGGCGCCCGCTCGGCCCGCTTGGCGGCCGGCTGGCTGGCGCTCGCCTCACTGTTTTTCTATGGCTACTGGTCGCCGGTCTATGTGTTGCTGCTGCTGGCATCCATAGGCTTCAATTTCCTGGCCGGCCGAAGACTGGCCGATTTGGCCGGCAGCACCGCCGGCAAACGCCTGCTCACCGGCGCGATTGCCGCCAACCTGGGCCTGTTGGGCTACTACAAATACGCCAACTTTTTCGTCGATAACTTCAACGCCTTGTTCGGCTCCGATGTGCTGCTGGGGCAAATCGTGCTGCCGCTGGGGATCTCCTTCTTCACTTTCACGCAGATCGCCTTCCTGGTCGACGCCTACCGTGGCGAGGCGAAGGAATACCGCTTCGTGCACTACGTGCTGTTCGTGACCTATTTCCCGCACCTGATCGCGGGGCCGGTTCTGCACCACAAGGAGATGATGCCGCAGTTCGCCCAAGCGGCCACCTACCGGCCCAGCCACGAAAGCCTGGCGGTCGGCATCACGCTGTTTTCCATGGGCTTGTTCAAAAAAGTGGTCTTGGCAGACAACGTGGCCGTCTACGTCGCGCCGGTCTTCGATGCCGCCGCGCACGGCACGTCGCTGAGCTTTTTCGATGCTTGGGGCGGCGCGCTCGCCTACACCCTGCAGCTTTATTTCGACTTTTCCGGCTATTCCGACATGGCCATAGGCCTGTCCCGGCTGTTCGGCATACGCCTGCCTTTGAATTTCGACTCGCCCTATCGCGCGGAAAACATCATCGACTTCTGGCGCCGCTGGCACATGACGCTGTCGCGCTTTTTACGCGACTATCTCTACATCCCGCTGGGCGGCAGTCGCAAGGGGCCGGTCCGGCGCTATCTGAACCTGATGGTCACCATGCTGCTGGGCGGGCTGTGGCACGGCGCCGGCTGGACCTATGTGATCTGGGGCGGGCTGCACGGGTTTTACCTGATGGTCAACCACGCCTGGCGCGGCCTGAAAGAAACCTGCGGCTGGGTCACCGACCGGCCGGGCCGGCTCGCCCGCTTGGGATCGCATACGCTGACCTTCGCCGCCGTCGTGGTGGCTTGGGTCTTCTTCCGTGCTCAGGACACTGCTGCCGCATTCAAAGTGCTCGGCGCCATGACAGGCCTGGACGGCATACCCGTTCCGTCCTCCCTGCTCGCGCACGTCCCAACCGGGTGGACCTACCCGCACTTCTACGCCGGCGGCACCGGCGATTTCTTCCAATGGCCCGAACAGCCGCTTTGGATCGCCGCTCTACTCCTATTGGCCCTGCTATTCCCCAACACGCAAACGGTGATGAGCCGTTATCGGCCGGCCCTGGGGCACGGTGACGACGTGCAGCCGAACGCGAGCCTGCGCTGGCGGCCGGCCTACGGCTGGCTGGCCTTGATCGCGGCCATGGATTTCACAACTCTCGCCCAACTCGACCGGGTTAGCGAGTTTCTCTACTTCCAGTTTTAGCCTTCGTATTTACACCGGCTGGTAATCGGATACGCCATCCCCAAGGGCGGATGCCGGCAGGCGATCCGCCAGCCAAGGTACGGAATGGATACGCGCGCCCGTCAGCGTAAACCCGGCAAGTCCGGCTACGATGTCGTGCGCCGCTTCCCAGTTTGGTGGGACCCGAAGAGACGGTTCCGCCCTAGGTTGCTTTAGCCAAACACCGTTCTTCCCCCGTCCACCGCCAATATCTGGCCGGTGACATAGGGTGCCTGGTCGATGAAGAAGCGGACGGCGAGGGCGATGTCGCGGGGGGCGCCGGGGCGCTGCAGGGGAATGCGGGCGAGGATGTCGGCCTGTTTTCCTTCATCCATGTCGTGTTCCGGCCAGAGGATCGCGCCGGGAGCGACGCCGTTGACGCGGATTTCCGGGGCCAGTTCTTTGGCCAGCGATTTGGTCATCGCCGCGAGGGCGGCTTTGGCCAGGCTGTAGACCGGGTAGTCTTTCAGGCCGCGCTCGGCGTGGATGTCGATGAGGTTGACGATGACGCCCTTGCGGTCGCGCAGATGGAGTGCTGCGGCCTGGCTCAGGAAAAACGGCGCTTTCAGATTGCTGCCCAGCAACTCGTCCCATTGGGTTTCGCTGACGGTACCGAGCGGGGTCGGGAAAAAGCTCGACGCGTTGTTCACCAGCGCGTCCAGTCCGCCCCAGCGGCCCACCGCCGCCTCGACCAGTGCCGGCAGTGAGGCAATGTTTACCAAGTCGGCCTGCAAGGGCATTGCCGAGTTTCGGCGCATACGGTTCAGCTCTTCGGCCAAGGCCTCGGCTTCGTCGCGCGAGCGGCCGTAGTGCAGGATGAGGTTGTGGCCCGCCGCGTGCAGTTCGCAGGCGATGGCCGCGCCTATGCGGCGGGCGGCACCGGTGATGAGGATGTTTTTCGGCGGCATGATGTCGGTGAGGTGTGAGGTGTGAGGTGTGAGGTGTGAGGTGTCGAGTGTTAACCGGCGCGTCGTGATGTTCAACTACATCAAACTCCTCGCTCCTGACATCTCACTTCTCACGCTTCAGATCAAGCCGTGTTCGGCGAAGGAATAGCCGTTTTCGCCATCGCCGACGATGAAGTGATCGAGCACCCGGATGTCCACCAGCCCCAGGGCCTGCTTGAGCCGCTGGGTCAGAAGACGGTCGGCCTCGCTGGGTTCGGAAATGCCGGAAGGGTGGTTGTGGGCGAAGATCACGGCGGCCGCATTGTGATTCAGACAGAGCTTCACCACTTCACGGGGATAAACGCTGGCGCCGTCCAGGGTGCCGCGAAACAATTCCTCGAAGTGCAGGATGCGGTGCTGGTTGTCCAACAATAAACAGGCGAAGACTTCGTGCCCGTAACCGCGCAACCGGGCGATCAGGTAGCGGCGGGTGAGCTCCGGGCTGGTCAGCGCGTCGGCATGTTGCAACTCCTCCCGCAAATGGCGCCGGGCCATTTCCAACACGGCCTGAAGTTGCGCGTATTTGGCCATGCCCAAACCGTGGCTGCGGCTGAAGCGCTCGAAATCGGCCTCCAGCAAGGCACGCAGGGAGCCATACTCGGCTATCAACTCGCGGGCGAGATCGACGGCGGTCTTACCCTTGACGCCGATACGCAGGAAGATGGCCAGCAATTCGGCATCGGAGAGCGCGCCCGGACCGCGCTCCAACAGTTTCTCGCGTGGCCGCTCGGCGTCCGGCCAGTCCGTGATGGGCATCGTGCACCTCCCGATGGATATCCTGAGGCCTAGGATAGAGGCCCGCCCACCATCTTTCCAGCCAACAGGACAGACACGTCTATGCTTGCTTCCGAGCTGGGAAAATCATTGACCGCTCCGGGGCTTTGCCTGTATAGACACTGCGGGCCGCCTTCGAAGCATCGAGCGCAGATCAACCATTCCTTCCATCCGACCATGAGATAACCGACACACCCAGCCCGCGTTCCCGCACCCTGCCGGCGGGACTCTTTGCGTTCGACCGCAGCTCTTCATCCACAACAATACGCCTCGCGACGCGCGGGGTTCGCCAACAGTGAGGAGGAGATAGTCTTATGAGAATAGGAGTACCCAAAGAGATACACGCGGGAGAAAAGCGTGTCGCGACCACCCCCGAGGTGGCGGAGAAACTCCAGAAGCTGGGCTTTACCGTGGCCGTGGAAAGCGGCGCCGGCGAGGCCGCCAACTTTTCCGACGAGGCCTACCGGCAAGCCGGCGTGGAAATCGTCCCGGACGCGGCCGACTTGTGGGCCTCGTCCGACATCGTGCTCAAGGTCCGATCCCCCGAACTCGAAAGCGGCGAAGTCGAACGGCTGCGTGTAGGCGGTACCCTCATCAGCTTTGTCTGGCCGGCGCAAAACCCGGCCTTGCTGGAAGCCTTTACGGCCCGCAAGGCCACGGTGCTGGCCATGGACAGCGTGCCGCGCATCTCCCGCGCGCAAAAGCTCGATGCCTTGAGCTCCATGGCCAATATCGCCGGCTATCGCGCGGTGATCGAGGCCGCCCATTATTTCGGCCGCTTCTTCACCGGCCAGATCACCGCCGCCGGCAAGGTGCCGCCGGCCAAGGTCTTCGTCATCGGCTGCGGCGTGGCCGGTTTGGCGGCGCTGGGTGCCGCCAACGGTCTGGGTGCCATCGTCCGCGCCTGCGACACCCGGCCCGAGGTGAAAGACCAGGTGAAATCCATGGGCGCGGAATGGGTGGAGCCGGATTATCAGGAAGAAGGCACCGGCGTCGGCGGCTACGCCAAGGTGATGAGCGAGGCTTATCAAAAGGCGCAGGCCGAGATGATCGCCAAGCAGTGCAAGGACGTGGACATCGTCATCACCACCGCTTTGATACCCGGTAAACCCTCGCCCAAGCTGATCAGCGCCGAGATGGTCGCTTCCATGAAGCCCGGCAGCGTGATCGTCGACCTGGCCGCCGAGCAAGGCGGCAACTGTGCGCTGTGTGCGCCCGGCGAAGTGGTGGTGCGCGAGGGCGTCACCATCATCGGCTATACCGACCTGCCCAGCCGATTGTCGAAACAGTCGAGCACCCTGTACGCGACCAATCTTCTGCATCTGCTGGAAGAGTTGTGCAAGACCAAGGACGGGGTGATCGACGTCAACTTCGACGACGAGGTGATACGCGGCGCGACCGTGGTGAAGGAAGGCAGCATCAGCTGGCCGCCACCGGCACCCAAGCTGTCCGCCGCTCCGGCCGCGGCGCCCAAGGCCGCCACGCCGGCCCCGATCGCCAAGCCCGAAAAGAAGCCCCTACTGCCGGCCTGGCTCAAGACTTCGCTTTCTTTGGGCATCGCCGCCCTGGCCTTCATCGGGCTGGGTATCTCCGCCCCACCGGTCTTCCTCTCCCATTTCACCGTCTTCGTGCTGGCCTGCTTCGTCGGCTACATGGTGATCTGGAACGTGACGCCCGCCCTGCATACGCCGCTGATGTCGGTCACCAATGCCATCAGTTCCATCATCGCGATCGGCGCCTTGATCCAGGTGTCGTCGCCCGGCGCCATCCTGACCGGCCTGGCCGCCGTGGCCATCGGCCTGACCGCCGTCAACATGGCGGGCGGCTTCTGGGTGACCCAACGCATGCTGCGCATGTTCCGCAAATAAGGCTGGAGATAACAACAATGTCGGAAGGATTAATCACCGTTTCATACATCGTCGCGACCGTCTTGTTCATCCTCAGCCTGGGCGGGCTTTCCAACCCGGAAACGGCGCGGCGCGGCAACTTATACGGCATCGTCGGCATGACCCTGGCCATCCTGGCCACCGTGCTGGGGCCCAAGGTCCACAGCTATGTACCCGTCATCATCGCGATGGCCATCGGCGGTTCCGTCGGCGTGTTCGCCGCCATCAAGGTCAAGATGACCGAGATGCCCGAACTGGTTGCCCTCATGCACAGCCTGGTCGGTCTGGCCGCCGTATTGGTGGGCTATGCCAACTACATCGACCCCACGGCGCATTTCGAAGGTGCGGAATACACCGTACACGAGCTGGAGATCTATATCGGCATCCTGATCGGGGCCGTCACCTTTTCCGGATCGGTCATCGCATTCGGCAAGCTGTCGGCCAA includes:
- a CDS encoding dihydrofolate reductase; translation: MTRISLVVAMAANRVIGKDGRMPWHLSADLKYFKEVTWGKPILMGRVTHEAIGRPLPGRQNLVLTHDTGYEAPGCTVVHSLDEARAALPVDCAELMVIGGASLYQAFLPQADRLYLTLIHREFDGDTYFPDYDAGSWRELSRREISDDAAVDYRYEFLVLEKIHRSGMASILAPT
- a CDS encoding MBOAT family protein, producing MLFNSYAFIFVFLPVTALGFFLLGARSARLAAGWLALASLFFYGYWSPVYVLLLLASIGFNFLAGRRLADLAGSTAGKRLLTGAIAANLGLLGYYKYANFFVDNFNALFGSDVLLGQIVLPLGISFFTFTQIAFLVDAYRGEAKEYRFVHYVLFVTYFPHLIAGPVLHHKEMMPQFAQAATYRPSHESLAVGITLFSMGLFKKVVLADNVAVYVAPVFDAAAHGTSLSFFDAWGGALAYTLQLYFDFSGYSDMAIGLSRLFGIRLPLNFDSPYRAENIIDFWRRWHMTLSRFLRDYLYIPLGGSRKGPVRRYLNLMVTMLLGGLWHGAGWTYVIWGGLHGFYLMVNHAWRGLKETCGWVTDRPGRLARLGSHTLTFAAVVVAWVFFRAQDTAAAFKVLGAMTGLDGIPVPSSLLAHVPTGWTYPHFYAGGTGDFFQWPEQPLWIAALLLLALLFPNTQTVMSRYRPALGHGDDVQPNASLRWRPAYGWLALIAAMDFTTLAQLDRVSEFLYFQF
- a CDS encoding pteridine reductase — protein: MNITTRRLTLDTSHLTPHTSHLTDIMPPKNILITGAARRIGAAIACELHAAGHNLILHYGRSRDEAEALAEELNRMRRNSAMPLQADLVNIASLPALVEAAVGRWGGLDALVNNASSFFPTPLGTVSETQWDELLGSNLKAPFFLSQAAALHLRDRKGVIVNLIDIHAERGLKDYPVYSLAKAALAAMTKSLAKELAPEIRVNGVAPGAILWPEHDMDEGKQADILARIPLQRPGAPRDIALAVRFFIDQAPYVTGQILAVDGGRTVFG
- the radC gene encoding DNA repair protein RadC produces the protein MPITDWPDAERPREKLLERGPGALSDAELLAIFLRIGVKGKTAVDLARELIAEYGSLRALLEADFERFSRSHGLGMAKYAQLQAVLEMARRHLREELQHADALTSPELTRRYLIARLRGYGHEVFACLLLDNQHRILHFEELFRGTLDGASVYPREVVKLCLNHNAAAVIFAHNHPSGISEPSEADRLLTQRLKQALGLVDIRVLDHFIVGDGENGYSFAEHGLI
- a CDS encoding Re/Si-specific NAD(P)(+) transhydrogenase subunit alpha, with protein sequence MRIGVPKEIHAGEKRVATTPEVAEKLQKLGFTVAVESGAGEAANFSDEAYRQAGVEIVPDAADLWASSDIVLKVRSPELESGEVERLRVGGTLISFVWPAQNPALLEAFTARKATVLAMDSVPRISRAQKLDALSSMANIAGYRAVIEAAHYFGRFFTGQITAAGKVPPAKVFVIGCGVAGLAALGAANGLGAIVRACDTRPEVKDQVKSMGAEWVEPDYQEEGTGVGGYAKVMSEAYQKAQAEMIAKQCKDVDIVITTALIPGKPSPKLISAEMVASMKPGSVIVDLAAEQGGNCALCAPGEVVVREGVTIIGYTDLPSRLSKQSSTLYATNLLHLLEELCKTKDGVIDVNFDDEVIRGATVVKEGSISWPPPAPKLSAAPAAAPKAATPAPIAKPEKKPLLPAWLKTSLSLGIAALAFIGLGISAPPVFLSHFTVFVLACFVGYMVIWNVTPALHTPLMSVTNAISSIIAIGALIQVSSPGAILTGLAAVAIGLTAVNMAGGFWVTQRMLRMFRK